A genomic region of Cryptococcus gattii WM276 chromosome F, complete sequence contains the following coding sequences:
- a CDS encoding Histone deacetylation-related protein, putative (Similar to TIGR gene model, INSD accession AAW44080.1) translates to MDTTNPLTPPPQSIAMEAPAEESGMAVVENKTASVEMEMEMDVDAAAPEGTDAVELLLNISHAVDSSTRSDMVAPEAVEVLPESVQEQVPEPEPVPDTADLEPISAHGPEPEPETEPKRKRKRHPTHYLGEDNTIIRCICGFTEDDGFTIQCEGCGAWEHGMCFGFNDVDSAPDQYLCELCDPRPVDKEGARRTQLRMIEQQRLAREAGAKIPGAGEKPRSKGGKRRKEQSNPVPEEGGGEMGPPAKPRRGRQQSNKSRTKAPVEPSSPAIGDDYFKIDPWTMEYTPIEQNIPRGLPVRRVLRQMYKEWIESLPEQEKEREDDLVASHLPSPTETGLLRLSPDAIFPPPNYSPLAPPLPPVFLTAPSLSSLAPSLIIKPVPSPSSSSGFTTSFLPPTYRDHLTMRAIYTRPTVYGVFTPEFFETGTFLGEYLGELVDPATYRQDPINQYTLLGVPKPHVHALGPPINLMIDARNYGSPLRFVRNGCHPNAVIRPIIWRTPSSSSSSSSSSSSEGAPKIAFGLFTSRPIPPRAEIILGWEWDDQHLVHSLPLIHPTSSPSTGAVTYPNWQKNLSKGQAEELGWRYERLLGCLWGVFAGCGCASGGASGKGENKGPGSCALEQMMEFWRVTTGRSNLKPQPSRVVTETEAEGEGEAELDEDGEGEDREKERDMAYLGPLVGSVRGWRNRELEVESVKQWGAMGASALPLLSSADVDIEMRRNNVASEKEKENKKSAEEERRVSIDSQATQEEDAGEEEHEEEKTDVDLLQESAPSPSPSRPTPPQNQNQPLPASKPQMHLAVEDRPPTPPRLPPSSSLSPPPRRSSFGTAIPHSEPITELSEPESERRPHAHTEEGEEDGDSEADFANAEVSMNVHQMEDGVEEDKGALSDTTTITLPRSGRSPSLSSLGSTDDSDDVSGSDSSNDSLESEDEGGDEDERGVSNARKVKKKVVPSSPPLLPSKSKLNQPRLHSHPRPKSKDKVKPFVKDREENKVQPKSGKSLSSPSDNHHVKAKAKRRDLSQAQSSRQRPDSSLSSIKDREKPGKKSVPVGIGAGLKGSKKRTKRIVSSSETEEDEVRVKKKLKEKEKKNEQKPSLPSAVNSEGAAPKETTPPPKSPRPLTPPPPLSFLPVKEPSPPPSAPEPKKPTPPPPEPPKKVSLSEYLKTHKFRKESQTPAPMADRVTSGSDSAAGSTAIPGLGDHLPPRSLSASADASKTEPVEHEKREGSNPPNPLVPTNISANVATSASTSGLNLFEHLPSSRVSASGPALGLGSGDNSGLGLVNPSSPLSVVELSPAPVSATKNLDENDPLSSSAIATALSLASAITSATSRGQIVNHEASTGATRPAMQSSTSTSYVPRQSQPQVQSTPSSATVSLPMPTSTSKDHFIHPLPLTPSIPPPPAPSSAATVAARVSSSYTPRQASSSSITSVGGVEESHSPQRGFTPLYGRRERERSPIRGDFRDRDRDRDWDRDRDRDRRPLTLSHRELPERPSTSTSISIPPPLTARDLPPHTSSTLSGTPSELGKTTGLGLGLPRAPPTGPKVPPTGPRAFSGSGAPGGGVETAASPSAAGALGSIGAGLGLSRGRGFRGFAPRGVWRGRGFRGRGRGG, encoded by the exons ATGGACACCACCAACCCACTCACGCCACCACCGCAAAGCATTGCGATGGAGGCGCCAGCAGAAGAGAGTGGGATGGCAGTCGTCGAGAACAAGACCGCCTCGGTGGaaatggagatggagatggacgTGGACGCGGCGGCGCCAGAGGGCACAGACGCTGTAGAGCTGTTACTCAATATCTCCCATGCCGTCGATTCGTCTACACGGAGCGACATGGTGGCTCCAGAAGCAGTCGAGGTGCTTCCAGAGTCAGTACAGGAGCAGGTGCCAGAACCGGAACCTGTGCCAGACACAGCAGACCTTGAACCAATATCAGCACATGGGCCCGAGCCCGAACCCGAAACCGAACCCAAGCGCAAGCGCAAAAGACATCCCACGCATTACCTTGGTGAAGACAACACTATTATTCGCTGTATATGTGGGTTTACAGAAGATGACGGATTCACAATCCAATGCGAAGGATGTGGTGCATGGGAGCATGGCATGTGTTTTGGTTTCAACGATGTTGACTCAGCGCCTGATCAGTATCTGTGCGAATTGTGTGACCCGAGACCCGTGGATAAGGAAGGCGCTAGGCGTACACAGCTGAGAATGATTGAGCAGCAGCGGTTAGCGCGAGAAGCGGGCGCAAAGATACCAGGTGCGGGAGAGAAACCCAGGAGCAAGGGCGGTAAAAGGCGAAAAGAGCAGTCCAATCCTGTGCCAGAAGAGGGCGGTGGCGAAATGGGCCCTCCAGCCAAGCCTCGAAGAGGGCGTCAACAATCCAACAAATCTCGAACCAAGGCGCCAGTCGAGCCTTCTTCGCCCGCGATTGGAGACGACTACTTCAAGATCGATCCCTGGACTATGGAATACACACCGATTGAGCAAAATATTCCACGAGGCTTGCCGGTGAGACGAGTCTTGCGACAGATGTACAAGGAGTGGATCGAATCATTGCCAGAGcaggaaaaggagagagaagatgatctTGTGGCTTCGCACCTCCCTTCTCCTACAGAAACAGgtcttcttcgtctttCTCCCGATGCCATTTTCCCACCACCAAATTATTCTCCCCTGGcacctcctcttccccctGTGTTCCTCACCGccccttccctttcctcccTCGCACCATCTCTCATTATAAAACCTGTACCTtccccatcttcctcatcagGCTTCACCACCTCTTTCTTACCCCCTACCTACCGCGACCACCTGACCATGCGAGCCATCTACACCCGTCCTACCGTCTACGGCGTCTTTACTCCCGAATTCTTCGAAACGGGTACCTTTCTCGGTGAATACCTCGGTGAATTAGTCGACCCCGCAACATACAGACAAGATCCAATTAATCAATATACACTGCTTGGCGTCCCAAAACCGCATGTGCATGCCCTAGGTCCGCCGATAAATTTGATGATTGACGCAAGAAATTATGGATCACCGTTGAGATTTGTGAGAAACGGATGTCATCCAAATGCCGTCATCCGGCCTATTATCTGGCGGAcgccttcctcttcttcatcatcctcctcctcctcatcatccgAGGGCGCACCAAAAATTGCTTTCGGCCTCTTCACTTCCCGACCTATACCACCTCGAGCAGAAATCATTCTTGGTTGGGAATGGGATGACCAGCACCTCGTtcactctcttcctcttATTCATCCAACATCCTCCCCTTCAACAGGCGCTGTGACTTACCCCAATTGGCAAAAGAATTTATCAAAAGGACAGGCAGAAGAGTTGGGATGGAGATATGAACGATTGTTGGGATGTCTTTGGGGCGTGTTTGCTGGATGTGGGTGCGCGTCTGGTGGTGCTAGTGGGAAGGGGGAAAATAAAGGACCGGGAAGCTGCGCGCTGGAGCAAATGATGGAGTTTTGGCGAGTCACCACAGGAAGGTCAAATTTGAAACCCCAACCCTCTCGAGTCGTTACGGAGACCGAAGCcgaaggggaaggagaggcTGAGCTGGacgaagatggagaaggggaagatAGAGAGAAGGAACGGGATATGGCGTATTTGGGTCCATTGGTTGGCAGTGTCAGAGGATGGAGGAATAGGGAGTTGGAAGTGGAAAGTGTGAAGCAATGGGGGGCGATGGGGGCGAGTGCGTTACCATTGCTGTCTTCGGCGGATGTGGACATAGAGATGAGACGGAATAATGTTGCGAGtgagaaggaaaaggaaaataAGAAGTCCGCAGAGGAAGAGCGGAGAGTTAGTATAGATTCGCAGGCGACGCAAGAGGAGGATGcaggagaggaagagcatgaggaggaaaagacGGACGTTGATCTATTACAGG AATCTGCACCATCACCGTCCCCTTCACGGCCTACCCCTCCGCAGAATCAAAATCAGCCCCTCCCCGCATCTAAGCCCCAAATGCATCTAGCAGTTGAAGATCGACCGCCTACACCACCGCGTCTACCACCTTCCTCATCCCTCTCCCCACCTCCTCGCCGTTCTTCTTTCGGCACAGCCATACCACATTCAGAACCAATTACAGAACTGTCTGAGCCAGAGAGCGAGAGACGACCACATGCGCATACAGAGGAGGGcgaggaagatggtgaCTCAGAAGCTGATTTTGCGAACGCGGAAGTAAGTATGAATGTGCATCagatggaagatggagtggaggaggataAGGGTGCTTTGAGTGATACGACGACGATCACATTGCCGAGAAGCGGGCGATCGccttctctttcctcgTTGGGCTCAACCGACGATTCTGACGATGTGTCAGGGTCTGATTCGTCGAATGATAGTCTAGAAAGTGAGGATGAGGGTGGTGACGAAGATGAGCGAGGGGTGAGTAATGCCAggaaagtgaagaagaaggtcgTTCCCTCATCGCCTCCGCTACTTCCATCAAAATCGAAACTCAATCAGCCGAGATTACATTCCCACCCTAGGCCAAAATCCAAAGACAAAGTTAAGCCGTTCGTCAAAGATAGAGAGGAAAACAAGGTCCAACCTAAATCAGGGAAGTCGTTATCTAGTCCCAGCGATAACCACCATGTGAAGGCGAAAGCGAAAAGGCGTGACTTATCGCAAGCTCAATCATCACGTCAACGGCCAGATTCATCTTTATCCTCCATCAAAGATCGGGAAAAGCCGGGCAAGAAATCTGTTCCTGTAGGCATTGGAGCAGGATTGAAGGGCAGTAAGAAGCGAACGAAGCGGATTGTGTCCAGTTCTGAGAcggaggaagatgaagttagggtgaagaagaagttgaaggagaaggaaaagaaaaacgAACAGAAGCCGAGTTTACCATCCGCTGTTAATTCAGAAGGTGCTGCGCCCAAAGAGACTACTCCACCGCCTAAATCACCTCGTCCGCTCACACCGCCCCCGCCATTGTCATTTTTGCCTGTCAAAGAACCCAgtcctcctccttccgCACCAGAACCGAAGAAGCCTACTCCTCCACCACCAGAACCGCCAAAGAAGGTATCACTGTCAGAGTATCTGAAGACGCACAAGTTCAGAAAGGAGAGTCAGACGCCGGCGCCAATGGCGGATAGGGTGACAAGCGGGAGTGACAGCGCTGCAGGATCGACAGCAATTCCTGGGCTCGGtgatcatcttcctcctcgaTCGCTCTCTGCGTCAGCGGATGCTTCTAAGACAGAACCTGTTGAGCATGAGAAAAGAGAAGGGAGCAATCCTCCTAATCCTCTTGTGCCTACTAACATTTCGGCTAATGTGGCGACATCCGCTTCGACCTCTGGACTGAACTTGTTTGAGCATTTGCCCTCGTCTCGAGTCTCAGCTTCTGGACCAGCCTTGGGGTTGGGTTCCGGTGATAACTCTGGATTAGGTCTCGTCAACCCTTCCAGTCCTTTATCGGTTGTTGAGTTGAGCCCTGCTCCCGTTTCAGCAACCAAGAATTTGGACGAGAACGATCCGCTGTCATCGTCCGCGATCGCTACAGCCCTTTCACTGGCCAGTGCCATCACCTCTGCCACGTCTCGCGGACAAATTGTGAATCATGAGGCCAGCACTGGGGCAACAAGGCCCGCCATGCAGTCCAGTACGAGTACGAGCTACGTCCCTCGGCAGTCACAACCTCAAGTGCAATCTACCCCGTCGTCAGCGACCGTATCTCTGCCTATGCCTACCTCCACCTCTAAAGATCATTTTATTCATCCTCTGCCTCTGACCCCATCTATCCCCCCTCCTCCGGCCCCGAGCAGTGCTGCTACCGTTGCTGCCAGAGTGTCCTCTTCCTATACCCCTCGACAagcctcctcttcatctaTAACTTCCGTTGGAGGAGTTGAAGAATCGCACTCACCTCAGCGAGGTTTTACGCCATTGTATGGGAGGCgggaaagagagaggtCGCCGATAAGAGGAGATTTTAGGGATAGAGATAGAGACAGGGACTGGGACAGAGATCGAGATCGTGATCGCCGCCCACTTACTCTTAGCCACCGCGAACTCCCTGAACGGCCAAGCACAAGTACCAGCATCAGTATCCCACCACCCCTCACTGCACGAGACCTCCCACCACACACATCTTCTACACTTTCTGGGACTCCTAGTGAGTTAGGGAAGACTACAGGATTAGGTCTTGGTTTACCGAGAGCGCCTCCAACCGGACCTAAAGTACCTCCAACTGGACCAAGGGCGTTTAGTGGTTCAGGAGCGCCAGGAGGAGGGGTTGAGACGGCCGCGAGCCCGTCAGCCGCTGGTGCGCTTGGTAGTATAGGTGCCGGTCTGGGATTGTCAAGAGGAAGGGGTTTCCGTGGGTTTGCGCCGAGGGGTGTATGGAGAGGTAGAGGGTTCCGGGGACGTGGGAGAGGTGGTTAA
- a CDS encoding Ubiquitin conjugating enzyme, putative (Similar to TIGR gene model, INSD accession AAW44396.1), whose translation MMPPTPRANASSSSSPYPPSRPNSAKPANSSNGNSSTANSSLILRKQLMELQKHPVDGFSAGLVDDDNMLEWDIVIMGPVDTLWEGAILKARLIFPPEYPLLPPKMIFDSEMWHPNIYNKGDKKGEVCVSILHQPGEDEWGFEDAGERWLPVHTVESVLISVISLLSQDVPDLSSPANVDAAKEVREDYPSYKKKVKRLARRSAEEAYD comes from the exons ATGATGCCTCCTACTCCCAGGGCCAACGCAagctcttcctcttccccttaTCCTCCGTCCCGGCCCAACTCTGCGAAGCCCGCCAATTCTTCAAATGGTAACTCCAGTACCGCGAATTCATCATTGATACTCCGCAAGCAGCTTATGG AGCTCCAGAAACATCCTGTGGACGGCTTCTCTGCCGGGCTTGTGGACGACGATAACATGCTTGAGTGGGATATCGTCATTATGGG TCCTGTGGATACTTTGTGGGAAGGCGCCATTCTCAAAGCTCGACTTATTTTCCCTCCC GAGTATCCATTATTACCTCCAAAGATGATTTTTGATTCTGAAATGTGGCATCCTAATA TCTACAACAAGGGCGATAAAAAGGGAGAAGTCTGTGTTTCTATCCTG CATCAGCCAGGTGAAGATGAATGGGGATTTGAAGATGCAGGAGAAAGATGGTTACCAGTCCATACCGTTGAGTCTGTC TTAATCTCCGtcatctccctcctctcccaGGACGTCCCGGACCTCTCTTCCCCCGCTAACGTCGATGCCGCCAAAGAGGTGAGGGAAGATTATCCCTCAtacaagaagaaggttaAGCGGTTGGCAAGGAGAAGTGCCGAGGAAGCTTATGATTAA
- a CDS encoding Hypothetical Protein (Similar to TIGR gene model, INSD accession AAW44398.1), whose translation MTTLGAMTGLEFDHVDVLGPVSGRIDYVGQSQKASFEVHQGNDSNNNPWIGLTMSETYEGTGQFFQQWWFLRDGEPGYHTFTRLQFDNGTEGIDLGNLQEFRQVISPNSNIWTHLVTNDVQYGHLPSDEAIGNQTTVQDATWYYNITEGNSYKTESSDYFTKYEWADLYGDHFAHGFYADGTASNGSTLGFWTVFNNLEGYTGGPLRSDLVVDTNIYNYYASNHRGASTMNITSGFDRIFGPTFIYLNKDGDLHSLYDDAKSYANTSFAADFYDGVADLIPGYVNSSGRGDFKAQISLPKGASKPKIILAQSGVDPQDNVDYAAKQYWASVSSDGSVTIPRVQAGTYRVTLYAEGVFGQFEQDGVVVHAGDGDGDKFQINWEAERHGIELWRLGVPDKTAGEFLHGFAKDPQHTLHQEEYRQYWGAWDFPTDFPEGVNFTIGVSDPSKDWNYVHYSRYGGSFTRPEYVLDNVNVWTVNWMPEGGLDVSGKTAALTVQLAGARTASGNLDLPEPTSNYSNVDYTVNVNGNPLTWTILYNQSSSCSDRSGIACYNLRNVFTFPGEWLKNDTNVFEFVLPYNASGGDVNFRNYSISVLYDAIRLELSD comes from the exons ATGACA ACGCTGGGGGCTATGACAGGCCTTGAGTTTGACCATGTGGATGTCTTGGGTCCTGTATCTGGCCGTATTG ACTATGTCGGCCAATCTCAAAAGGCCAGTTTTGAAGTCCACCAAGGGAATGACAGCAATAACAACCCTTGGATTGGCTTGACTATGAGCGAAACG TATGAGGGTACCGGTCAATTCTTCCAGCAATGGTGGTTCTTACGTGATGGCGAACCTGGCTACCACACCTTCACCAGACTCCAGTTCGACAATGGGACTGAGGGTATAGACTTAGGTAATTTGCAAGAATTCCGCCAAGTT ATCTCTCCCAATAGCAACATTTGGACCCATCTGGTGACAAACGACGTCCAATACGGTCATCTCCCCTCTGATGAGGCTATAGGTAATCAGAC TACCGTTCAAGACGCTACGTGGTACTATAACATTACCGAAGGGAACTCGTATAAGACCGAATC TTCTGACTATTTCACCAAGTATGAGTGGGCAGATCTCTATG GCGATCACTTCGCCCATGGTTTCTATGCCGATGGAACAGCCTCGAATGGTTCAACCCTTGGCTTCTGGACGGTATTCAACAACCTCGAAGGATACACGGGCGGACCTTTGCGTTCTGATCTAGTAGTCGATACCAACATCTACAACT ATTATGCCTCAAATCATCGTGGCGCCTCAACTATGAATATTACGTCTGGCTTTGATAGGATCTTTGGTCCGACATTCATCTATTTGAATAAGGACGGTGACCTTCATAGCCTTTATGACGATGCGAAGAGTTACGC CAATACCTCTTTTGCTGCGGATTTTTACGACGGTGTCGCCGATCTTATCCCAGGTTATGTCAATTCGTCTGGTCGAGGCGACTTCAAAGCTCAAATCAGCCTACCAAAGGGTGCATCCAAGCCCAAAATTATCCTGGCGCAGAGCGGAGTTGATCCCCAGGATAATGTTGATTACG CTGCCAAGCAGTACTGGGCCAGCGTATCCTCTGATGGCAGCGTCACCATTCCTCGAGTCCAAGCTGGCACTTATCGAGTTACTCTTTACGCTGAGG GCGTCTTCGGTCAGTTTGAACAAGACGGAGTGGTAGTCCATGCCGGAGACGGAGATGGCGATAAGTTCCAAATCAATTGGGAAGCCGAACGCCATG GTATCGAACTTTGGAGGCTTGGGGTCCCAGATAAG ACCGCCGGCGAGTTCCTTCACGGTTTCGCCAAAGATCCCCAGCATACCCTTCACCAAGAAGAATATCGACAGTATTGGGGCGCATGGGACTTCCCGACCGATTTCCCTGAGGGTGTGAACTTCACGATCGGCGTCAGTGACCCTTCGAAGGACTGG AACTATGTGCATTACAGTCGATACGGGGGCTCATTTACTCGACCGGAGTACGTACTGGATAATGTCAATGTCTGGACTGTCAACTGGATGCCTGAAGGTGGGCTAGATGTCAGTGGAAAGACTGC CGCTCTTACGGTCCAACTC GCCGGCGCACGCACTGCATCCGGTAACCTTGACTTACCCGAGCCGACATCCAACTATTCCAATGTCGATTATACTGTCAACGTGAACGGCAATCCTCTCACTTGGACCATCCTTTACAATCAATCTTCGTCGTGTTCAGATAGGAGTGGCATTGCATGTTACAATTTGAGAAATGT GTTCACGTTCCCTGGAGAATGGCTGAAGAACGATACCAACGTGTTCGAGTTTGTTCTCCCTTACAATGCTAGTGGTGGGGATGTGAACTTCAGGAATTACTCAATTTCTGTTTT GTATGACGCTATCCGGCTTGAGCTCTCTGATTAG
- a CDS encoding Oxysterol binding protein, putative (Similar to TIGR gene model, INSD accession AAW44388.1), with amino-acid sequence MSAQPSRPPSSTSNKSALEENKPEGADVPEEQKAGWASFIKSLARMTGDLSSMTAPPFILSPTSLTEFPAYWCEHPAAFASISEGKDQFDRSERVLRWFIGTLKAQYTTRNEKMGSEKKPLNPVLGELFYGVWPDENGRGDTKLVVEQVSHHPPITAYYIENVKAGVKLQGHSGQKTSFTGTSINVKQSGHAILTVKPKNGDPEEKYLITLPKLRIDGIIWGSPYIELTETNAIQSSTGYTAQIDYKGKGYFSGKAHSFKATITKSGKTLQSYEGQWTGNSYIGKKNGHLFLDMNEAKEEVTVKPIEEQGEWESRKLWEKVAKGIRNQNYDEAGREKSRIENEQRQRRKDEAAAGITWQHVHFTHVDSDEEYQSLAELLHDKLTPAHEDAYVFKRNI; translated from the exons ATGTCAGCACAACCTTCTCGTCCTCCTTCGTCTACCTCCAACAAATCCGCCCTTGAAGAGAACAAGCCAGAAG GCGCCGACGTACCGGAAGAGCAAAAGGCAGGATGGGCCAGTTTTATCAAGAGTCTTGCTCGTATGACGGGCGATCTCAGCTCGATGACCGCTCCTCCAT TCATTCTCTCTCCGACCTCTCTTACTGAATTCCCCGCTTACTGGTGCGAACACCCTGCGGCATTTGCAAGTATCTCTGAGGGCAAGGATCAGTTTGATCGTTCAGAGAGGGTGCTTAGGTGGTTCATTGGCACACTCAAGGCTCAGTACACT ACCCGTAACGAGAAGATGGGTTCTGAAAAGAAGCCTCTCAACCCCGTCCTTGGAGAGCTTTTTTACGGTGTATGGCCTGACGAGAATGGAAGGGGGGACACTAAGTTAGTCGTTGAACAAGTATCCCACCACCCTCCTATC ACTGCTTA CTACATTGAAAACGTCAAAGCTGGCGTCAAGCTCCAGGGTCACTCTGGTCAAAAAACTTCCTTCACTGGCACATCCATCAACG TCAAGCAATCCGGTCATGCCATCCTTACTGTAAAACCAAAGAACGGTGATCCCGAAGAAAAGTATTTGATCACTCTCC CGAAGTTGCGGATTGACGGTATCATCTGGGGTAGCCCATACATTGAGTTGACCGAAACCAACGCTATCCAGTCCAGCACCGGCTACACCGCTCAGATTGATTACAAAGGCAAGGGCTACTTCTCCGGTAAAGCCCACTCGTTCAAAGCGACCATCACCAAGTCTGGTAAAACTCTGCAGTCTTACGAAGGCCAGTGGACAGGTAACTCATACAtcggaaagaagaatgggCATTTATTCTTGGATATGAATGAGGCGAAGGAGGAGGTCACCGTCAAGCCCATAGAGGAGCAGGGTGAGTGGGAAAGTAGAAAGCTTTGGGAGAAGGTCGCAAAAGGAATCAGGAATCAAAACTACGATGAGGCTGGTAGAGAAAAATCTAGAATAGAA AATGAGCAGCGACAGCGACGTAAGGATgaagctgctgctggtATAACATGGCAGCACGTTCACTTTACCCATGTCGACTCTGATGAAGAATACCAATCCCTTGCTGAGTTGCTCCACGACAAGCTCACGCCTGCGCACGAAGATGCCTACGTTTTCAAGCGAAACATCTAA